ACACATACTGAcgatgatttgaaccaaaaattgAATATCTGGGTTCATCACTACATCACCCTTTCCCTCCAGTTTCCTCTTCCTTAAAAAATGGCTtcctgacagccacccttccaccgAGACAATGTCTAATGAGGCCTCAGTGAACAACTGAAATTCAGCTGAAGGACCAGATGAATCTCTCAGATCTTTTCTGGATCCCATATTTTAAGGAATAACATTCTTGCTGTTTTTTATGCCAGTCTGTGTTAGCTTTGGAATTTTTAGTAGATTTGgctaaagaaatgtttttgggACAGACTGCTAATAttaaagtgcctaaagatacaatttaaacacACTTCTTTGCTCAGTTTTCTGTTatatgtagacacaacactggttcatcctttgagttaggtgcctttttatgcTTAAATGGAGTATAAAAGTAGCTATGTCCAGAGAACTTTCAGAAAGTCTGGAGAACACCCGCTAAGCACCACTTtgaaaattacaagaaagacaGGCTaaatggaagcaaaatataacgAAACGAGGGGTAGCTGAAGGTTTTCCCACAGTACTGTATGGTAGCAGGAAAGCACAGGTGTATTTGATAGCTGCATTTCACGTGGGGGGAGGTCCTGTTGTTGTGCATGCTGGTTGACCTTCATGGTTTACTGGGCTGTGATAAAGGCTTACAGTGCTTGGACAAACAATTTGTCAGAAAATTAAGACAGAACTATTCTGATATACGTTTTTCCACATATTTTTCCATGATAAACATCAATAGTTCTTTTTCCAACGCTCTCCAATGTGAGAATTCTATGCTTTGCACTTTTATATCACTGTAAACTGAATATATCTTCAGGTTTTGGACCTGCTGAAAAAGATGTCACCGTGTACCACGATATGGTGAAAGATTTTCAATTTGTTACTGTACGAGTGTGTACCTATGAAAACAGTCTTCTGCAGCACTTCTACTCTCCTCGAATTCCCCTAACACACCATAACAAATATcccagcgtctctttatgtcttttCTGGCTGCTTTCCATCAGGAAACACATTTACCCACCCACACTCAGTTTCACCAGCAGCTGCACGCCTTCTGTACATCAACAACAATTCAAGATCACATGCtgtgaattatttatttataaggacATGACACACAACAATCAAAAACAATTTAATCAGATTGCTTACAAATCATTGTATATTGCAAAAGTCTAATCATATGGGTTACTTGACTGAAAATAATCAGCTACAATTAAAGCTGCACATTATCCATAAAACAAGTTCACTTGACCCAACAAGTCAGAGACCATGCAGAATAAACCTAACGTAAGACCAACCTTACTGTGAAGCAAATTCTTTAAAATCAAGAAAAAATTCAGATTCCCATCTGTATTTGAAAAACCTTGACACAAACGACTTATACAGAGATAAATGAGGGTAGCGAGAATGACTGCATATGATATACTGTACATATCAGTGCTTTAAATGACGTTTCAAAAATAGCTTTTTATCAAAAAATTCtgatctttttacacacacacgcacacaaatgaGATTTCTCTAGCTTATACAAGGACACTTATGGTCAGGTTACTGACAATAGTTAATTAAAAGGAAATATTCATCGTACTGCTCACATACTTCATTAATTTCCAATAGGTTTCCACTTTAACTGAATTCAAAATTCAAAGAACTAAATGGGGTACAATTTACAAAACCATCGTTTCTATCTGCACTGTGCTTTTAAAGATtgcttacaataaaaaaaaagggcagCTAGTGAGGTATTTCAACCACACTATAACTTTTAAGTgatattttaacacaaattcAAGACTCTAATAGCTGTTGAATGGAGGATTGTTTCCACCACTaagaacatttttcttttactttaaataTGTTGAAAaggaattttattttaatatatcatACGGATGATAGTTATACAGTAAAACCCATCATAATGAACATTCACAAAAATCTAAATTCACTTTGATCAATCACCAATTAAACTGAAAATATAATATTGATACAGTGGTGAGATTTCTGCAAAAGCCACATTTTCTCAGGAAGATGGACCGTTTCATTATTGAATCTCATAAAtgcttaaaaacaaattaacttGCCAAATTCACTGACAAAAGTGTTTCTTGCACACGCCTTGTCTTTCTATGGACCAAAATAAAACCTAACAGTACTTCTCAGAGCAGAAAAATATACAATGTATTTACAGCAGGATATCTTCTATACATTCTAGAGGGAATGATCattgaggaagaataaagtattcGATGATTAACGTGGTTCTGTGTGTCCCTGATTGTCAGAGGAGCTGTAACAAGAGGGAGCTCAACATTGGTTTCAAACCTAAACTGGATGGTGcacgaaaaacaaaaagataaaaacatcGTTTAAAACACAACAGCACCTAAGACGTGAACGACAATCAACAGTGTAATGAAGTACAGAAAAGACTTAACTCATTGCCACTCCCGTTTAAAACTGCATGGTTTCAACAAGGCCCGTACAGATGAGTCTGACCAGAAAATTCCAGCAAATCAGTGATTATCAGCAAATCTAGACATCTACAACTTAAATCTGCACTTACACACATACTGGAGAAGAGTCCATGACACGTTAACTCCTCCCAACTACAGATAATATGTTGATTATTAAGTTTGGTGATATGTCTctgctaaaattttaaaaatgatacAATATTAAAAGGCAAAACTAAATAAAGCTCCCAGTTCTTAACGTATGAAGGTGTGAACACGTTGATAGCTTATGTGCTTGTCTGTATTGTGCAAGTGGAACTAGTAGCCTTAGAGCGTAGACCAAGTAGAAATAAATGCATTGTGCAGGAATGACTAAAGGAAATTgtaatatttcttttaaaagaaGGCACAAAATAATAAACTGCTCATTTTAATCAAATTCTCTTGAATACAAGGGATCATGAACTTTAATTTTGTTTCCCTTATAAGAGCTACGTCCTTTTAAGTGATCAAAGAAAAAGTGAATTAGTTTGAATTTCTACTTAAACTAATTAAGTGGTTAGTCTCACTAATCTCTTAACAAAAGGTGACTTATACATACTGTGATAATCTAATATAAATCCTGCAGAAATACCCTTAATAGGTAACACAACTTTGTGTCACCGTGCATGTCAGCAGACAGTTTAACCGctggaataaagaaaaaagctcTAAGTgatattttttgaaaaaaaaaaaaactaaacaaagagCAAGGGGAAgtagctaaagaaaaaaaaaatttaaaaataaaaataaaaaatctaccACCGCCATGGGGGAAGGGGGCATGATTTTCGGGAGCAGGACAAACTTATGTGGCCCCAATTCATTTCAGCTCAGTTGAATCACAGATTTTGATcttaaaatgcagaaaaaaattaacGCGTTCATAAGGAAAAAGTATCAATAACAGTAGGTTTGTGCAGCTCTGGACCACCCAACCCCCAGTGCAGTTGAAAAACTCAGGGGGGGAGTGTACATAGATGCAAACTACATTTTAATAAGTCTAAATATTGCATTAAGCAGCAAGTGTGACTTGATCATTAAGTGTGCAAGGCGAAATGATTGacacaaacattaaaaataatggCAATGGAATTAGAGAATATTAATCTCCTGCATTACACTTTGGTCGCTTAATCTCATAATGTACATTCTGGAGgaagtttgacttttttttccaaaaggGGAAATGCTAATTATAGTATGATTATCATTTTTCAGTATTCCTGTTTAAGAAGTTTAGAACGTAAAAGCACAAAATTATAACTGctttacacaaagaaaaaaaaaaaagaaagaccccTCGTTTGCAGTGGGATTTGATTTGGCAAAAACACAGGAAAGACGAGATAAAGTGCCACAGAAATGATGAACAGAAATGAACGCTCCCGCCTCCATTTCTTCAGCCAAACGATTCACTGGTCGAAACGTCAGGGGATGAGTTCAGTTGAGACCTGGTCTCAGTGACTCGGACTAAAGGGAACTCTGAGAATTCTGTGCTGTGTCCTCGAACACTCACTTGTCCGTTGGCAACCGTAAACTGCGAGGAGGCTGCAGATCTTGACGTCTGGAAATGAGATTTGAAGTTCTGTTCAAAGGAGCTTATTTGAAAAGTCTGTAGTATCCCTTGTGAAGAGTCAGTCTTTTTTGAGGGAGAGACCTGCTCCAGAAAGTCCTCCTCAGCTGGGGACACCGCAGAGGGAGGGGTGGTCTCGTCGCCTGAAAAGGAAAACGAGTGCTGGGAGTCCCCGACCAGCAACCCATAGTGAGGTTTCTCTAAGGTGGACCTTAGTGGAGAGCTCATCCCTGATTTGAACCTGCTGGGGGAAGGAAACTGTTTCTCTGTGGAGAACAGAGGCTGTCCAGCTAATGTGGGGTTTTCAGAGACCAAGCTGAGGCTCTGGCTGGTCAGGTAGCTGTCATTCTGGCTGGTCCTCTCCAGTGCTTGCTGGAGAAATTTGGAGTATTCTTGCAAGAGACTCACTTTCTCTGCAGGCGGCTGAGCCTGAGCGCTGGATGTTCCGAGGCTCTCGACCGGACTGCTGTCAGAAACATCGGAGGAATTGATAGATATACTTGAGGTAACCTCTGTGTCAGCCACACTGAAAGAAATGTCTGATTGCCCATTGGCTTTGTTGGAGTAGTGGTCCAACAGTGTCTGAAGAACCTCATCAGGCAAAACGTTCTTGTCATTAGGAGTCTTAATCTCTGTGTTCATGGGTTGGGGCTCCAGGATGGTGGCGGGAACAGTTTCGTCGATGACTGTTGACACCACAGTTTGTGTAACAGGTGGCTGAGAGGAGATGCTGCTCGTGTTCAGGCCATAATCCCGGCTGTTGTTAGCCATTGCAGCTTGAAGGTAACGTTTCTTCTTGAGAAACTGCATCGCGTCGTCATAGTTTGTGCTGCTGGCTGCTGGTTTTGTTTGTCCTCCTTGAAGAGTTTCAACTGATTCGAGTTCACTGTTGCCTTCTACGTCTAAGAGGCCTTGCTTGTCCACGATCTCAAAGGTGTACTGTGCCACCTTAGTATTTTCCTCAAAGGAGGGTAAAGTGGACAAGCAAGGAGGAGTTTGTTCAGTCGACTGCTTAAGACTCCGCTTGCGGACTTTCTTCAGAAGTAGCTTAGGAGAAGTTGTTTCTTCCGAAGAGACGTCGCCATCTTGGTGTTGGTTAGCCGTTTCTTCAGGAAGGTCCACAGAGTAGTCAGCAATCACGTACTCATGTTTGACTTTGGAGGACACAGCATATAGAGAAAGACTTCCCTTTtgctcctctttctcttctgtttctaCCACGGTAAAAGTGTGCCCTTCTGTCTGGGCAGTAGTGGAAGCTCCTGAACTCTTGTCTGTACACTTTTGGCGCTTTTTCTTGGGCAGTGAGCACTCTTTGGCAACAAAGGGGGGCCCTAAAGAGTCTGCTTCACGTAAAGGTCCGACTTTACCGGCAGTCTTGTTCGCCTTTCGCTCTCTGTTCTCGTGACACATTCTTCTGTGCTTTAAAACCCGGTCTGTTCTGGAAAAGTACTGCAGAAAGAGGACAcaatgcatttattttatacatGAACCTTCATTACTGGCTCTAATATTGAGTTCACAATTTTACTCTTCCTGTCTACTCTCTACAGCCATAACGATCTTTAATATGAGCACTAGTGACAGTGTTTTCACaccaaatgtgtttttaatcacACAATCTTTTTAGGACGGCAAAAAAAGCTGAATGCCAAAAACACCATTTAACCAGACTAAGTTTTAAGCAGACTCTTTTTAGTCTAAAGGTCTTAAACACAGTATTTAGAGGTTTAATGCACTCAACAAATTCACAGAAGCTGAACTACTTAAAAAATATCTTGTGTAATAACTGTTTAGCAGGCATTCCTATCATTATAAGCAAATTGTTAACATGTCAGCAAATAATTTTAGCCTGACTAAGCAATCAATGACAGTTTACACTGCAATATTTAGTGTTTGTATTCTTTTGTGATAAGTCAGTTCACagagtcaaaataaaagacagaagATCATCCTGTCTCTACCTGTGTTTTCTTGAAATAGGGTGGCGTTTACACAGTGCATTTATAGTCTTACTGACCACTGAAAGCGCTTTACAATCCTCATCCTTTTTCAACACATATTCGTACATGTTTTATATTACAGCCAACCACTGTACCACAAACTAttcaaatacacaaatacatccacacacaggagAGCTTCACACTTGTAGTTCATCTGTTCAACTGATGAGTTTGATATGTTCACATATTCTGCTTTCTTTTCAAAGAAAATTACAAGCTAGCTCCAAATTAACTAAAACGCGATACTAAAAACTACGTGAGAATGATCAGTCCACTTACTGGCCAGAAACACAGGAAGGTGCTTAAGGTCTGGACAACTGGACTACACTGAAAATTTACTCCTAAAGCCATGATTATACGAGATGGTCAAGTTGTCATCCCTATTATACTGTTTTGAAATCCACCTGAAGTTTGGGTTGCATGGAAATGGCAATATTGTACAGATTGTGTACTCTGCCACATCCCAGAATGCAAGACTGTATTTAGCTAGAACCTCCCACTGACCACCCTTTTCAAAGGGTCTCGGTGTGGTTGTCAGCAGCCGAGCACACATCTTGACATCTGCACAAATGAACCGCACTAAGGGGGAAAATGAGCCAGAGCTCAATTTAAAGGGACCACAGTGTCGTTGTGAAATAACCCAAAGAAAACTAGTTCACAAATTTATTTTTCAAAGTTAGTGAACAGAAgaccaaaaaaccccaacacaTTTTAATTCCCCTTTGTCCGAACCAAAATGACTGAACTAAAGGTTTGAAATAGACCTTTCATGTCTTTCTAATTAAAATATTTACCAATTTTGGACCTTACGAATACACTAATTTACAAGCAATCAAAAGAATAGTACCTGGTGACAATAGTCACATTGGTAGGGCTTCTCTCCACTGTGAGTCCTTTTGTGCCTCTCCATGTGGTACTTCTGGATGAACCTCATCCCACACTCATCACAGCGAAAAGGCTTCTCACCTAGAGAcaagtatttaaaaagaaaaaagttcagGCTAACATAGcaataattataaaaacaatTGAGAATTTTGCCAAACTGTTTGTTACTCACCGGTGTGGATCTTCTCATGTCTCTGGAGAAGATACTTCTGAATAAAGCGCATGTCACACTGGCTGCACTGAAACGGCTTCTCACCTAGGTTTTCAGTAACATATATGAAAACcagttgtttttagtttttagctTCCTTTGATGACTAAAAGATCCCCTACTGTCAACATATCTAATTTCACAGCAACATGTTTTACATATTTGTATACATGCCAGGCTTATTCATACCAGTGTGAATGAAGACATGCCTCTGTAGATGGTAGTTGGTTCTGAACGCAGCATTACAGTGAGTACAGACGTGACACTTGGGGTTTGGTATGCCCAATGAGCCATCGTCATTGATGCTGAGAATCTACAAAGGGGGTAAAAAAGAACACATGTAGTGTTGAATTTTCACAACTGTCCCtggtattttaaaaatataaaaattccACAGATGGAATTCACCTTTGCTGGTGATCGctgcttcctttttttcttcttgggaCACATTGTCAGATCCTTGAttgcctttttgtctttctttataTAGACCGCTGGCTCAGACAACTTCAGCTCCTGCTTGATGCTCAACTGTAAAAGTAGGACCATAGTCATTTATACATTGAATATCGCACATGACCTACTTTAAGGGCCACCCAGCCAGCTACCACTTTATCCAGGTCAGACAGGTGCAACTGGGCAAGCAGAGCATAATCAACCAATGTGAGGGCATCTCACCATACAGTTGCCTCAGGCATAAAATACCAGAGGGAAGCCTCAGCCCCTTACAACCCAGAACAGGCTGAGAGATTACATCTGCCAGGTGGCCAGGGACAGCGTTTTCAAATCCTCTGACtggcattttaaaatgtatgtagCCACTTTTCAGCTTTCTGAAAATAACCTGTCTGTAATaactacagacagacaaacaacacaaaccaTACAATTCCAGCTCTTAAAGTTCCCAAGGAGAAGCAATGCTTTAAACCTGTCCCTGAGGGTGAATTCAGATTATCCTCATTATGCTGTATTCTTAGAATAGaaattactattttaaagttCACATTTGCTGCAAGTTTATTCTGATTCAGAAGATCAGAGTGTACAAATATATTGTTTCTGAATATGAACAAGTGGGTCAAAGTGACAGaaaaatttttaattaaaatctctgtcattcattaaaaaaaaaaaacactaatgcGAGCTCCCTATTTTTGACCAATTTTTAAGAAAATTCCGGCACCTAAAAATAACTAGTGTGAAAGTAGTTTGCAGTATTAGCAGCTACCTAACAGTACTTTTTGTGTGTTAAAAGAACTGATTGCACTGAACAGTCCAAAATGTCAGGCTAAGTCAACataacatgcataaaagcaAACTCACTCTGATCAAGTGGAGACTGTAGATGCACTCACAGAAATGAGCTTATCAAAATCTGATCTACTTCTAAACCAGCGTGAACTCACTGGCATATGAAGCAAGCAGGGAAACTTATTCGTGAGTTTTAGGGGGAAATGCTCTCCCACCTCGGCTCCtccctcctcttctcctccaccGCTATTCTTCGTCATCTCCTCCTGCATCATCAGCTGCTCTGGAGGGACCAGGTCGTGAGTGACCAGCGAGCTTCGAGTCAAGTCCTCGTCGTCGTCTTCGTCGTCGTCATCCTCGGCCAGCAGAGGGTGGTTAGCCAGCGATCGTTCCCCGAGTGTCATCACCACCAGTCCTCCTCCGCTGCCCAGGCCAACTCTCCCTCCTCCGTCTATTCCTCCGCTGCTGCACTTCAGCAGCATGCCTTCCAGTTTGTCCTCAGTGTTCATCTTACATAGAGTAGCTCTTGAGTctataacataaaaacaaagaaacactgttacaaaaaaacaaatgtaaaatgtacaaattgagtaaaatgtatttaaactcCCCCAAAAAGGGACATAATACAACTGTAAACTATCATGGATGAAATAATTATATTCACCAAGATCCCTTTTGTGGCCATGAAAGCTCACTTTCCCAAGCATGGATTAAGTCTATTTACAGATTAGAACTTGCTGCATGTGAGTAACTTTTAACTGAGTTTCCCATAAGTCATGGTTACTTATTTTTAAACGAGCAAATCGGCAGCTCTTTTCAATCCCCACAACACtgaaccaaaaataaatatgaaagaatataaaaataaacacccATGGTGGTATGAAGCCTGGCAACCAACAAAACGAGCTTTAGGGCCCCATttataaaacatataaaactatCTTAAGTATGCTTAAAGAGAAAAacctgttaaaaacaaaaccttaCCACGCACAGAAGTGACCATATCTCAAATCTTAAGTCTAGACTGGAGCGATTTTCAAAGCCACTGGTGTACTTTACAGTTCTGTAATTCTATCCAACCCCAGTCAGTGCAGGAGCAACACATTTCCAGGCTGCTTGTTTGGATTCCTCCACCTGCTATTTAGTCCACTGGATAATATTTGTTGTCTGGATTCACTCTCCTTAACCACCACTATGAGCCTGTTCTCCAAAGAGTTTGCTTTTACCTTTTGCTTCACGGCTATCTCTGATATTTGTAATAGGAGACCCCCCCAGGCCACTGCTGGTAATTTAAGCTGACTTCAGTTTCATAGATTACAGAAGAAAATGAGTTATTTATGGGTTTATTAGAAACTGCTTAAGCAAGGCTTTTTGTGTTAAGCATCTTTTATGAATCAGACATAAGTTCACTATTAGGAATGAtccaaaaaaaatcaacattaatttaaaaaacatttttgcataTTAAGCCTGAGGATAGGTAGCAAGACTGTTGTTCTACATAGTCACTTATATTTCAGATCCCACTGGTTTTTattcactaaaaaacacacacacgcctaACCAAGCTCTTTAAAAGTAACAGCTACCTCACCAAATTTAAGACTTATGACCTTAAATTTAATTAAGAAGAgcgattgtgtgtgtgtgtgtgtgtgtggggggggggggtcgggGTCTGACTACCTTAAAAAACGATTACCAATTGCGGAGTGAAACTATGAAACCATGAGAAGAGAGATTTACACTACACCACGAACAATAGactatttaaatctaaaaacataaagaaaagtcTTGCATACCAAGTCAGATAAGCTGTATCTTTACTGATCTGTAGAAATTGGCCAGTTTGGCGTCTCAGTTCAAAGTTGTTGTGCTTATTTTCAGTCTCTTTTGTTTCTGAGCATGTGAACACATGAAGCATGCCGCCGTCTGTATGTTTACATGCTTGTGTTTTGACGTGCACAGGTACGCTTGCATTCTGCCCTTCttcctccattttttttttttgccttcatgCAAGTGTAGCAGTTATGATTGTATATATTCTAATTTAAACTCTAAACTCTGTTTTCTAATGTTTTAAAAGAACTACAAGTATATGTAAAGTGATAAACCTACACCGTCAAACCATAAGATGGGCATATTTCTTACAAACACAGCTACATATCGACAATAGATTATTTCAATCAGCCACCACAGTACATTATACTGTTGTATTACGCCGATGTTGCCTATATTCGGAGTTACATTGCACTCTGATTAGATGGCTGACTAACGTGACAATCACTTGAGCTCAACCTGGCAAAAAGCTAGCTACCGCTGCACTTTGGTTACAGGTTTGACGCTGTTCCTAACACAAACTGAACAATGAAACAGCGGGGCCGGTAAATATCTGTCAGGGTTTTAACACACGCTGACAGCCACTTAGTACCATATGCAAACGCACCCTCTGTGTCGCTTTGGTTAAGTGGCTTTAAGTCGCTTGCTAGATAGGCAGCAAGCTAGCTTGCTACGCTCGTCAAACCTCAAAAACATTCATAACAACAGCAGGAGAAAACACAGGAAGACAGGCGACGGCGTCTTCAAATTAAAAGCTTCCTCAACGCTTTAAGTAAACAATACCGGAACAGGCTTTTAAGTATTTACCATTCTCATTGAAAAACAAACCGTGTAGTTCGTCTGAACCTTACGAACTCGTATTTTTCCGCaaccttgcaatataaagcgcATTACTTGGgactttactttgaaggcccAGAACGGAAGTTCCAATATGCACGCACCTACTTCGCGAGCATTTACGGCCTATTTGAAGCTAGTGAGCTAACCACTAGCAATGTGCTGCAAACATTGGTCTTTCTCTTTTGATATAACATTCGTTTGCAACTGCATCTTCACAGCTGCGGTACCTCCTTATATGTGGCATTCAACAGCAAATTTAAGCTCACACTAAACGACACATGTGACACATAACACAACTTTCCCTTACTTATTAGCAGTGATAACTGGCTTTAGCTTCCTCAGCCACTCTGCTAAATAGGCCACAATCTTCACAAGCTAACGTTCGCTAACCACCTTGTTCTCTACCACGACAAACAATAATACGCGTGAGTAGTGCATATTTGATATGAAAATAATTGAAAACTTAATTTTATTTCTCCTTACCTACGCGTATTAAGCCCGTTTAGCTGTCATGATTCTTATCCAAGACTACAGTGCAGTGATGGTGTGCGGAATAATCAAATACACCATCATCAGGACATGGAAATTTAAATCTGTCGCCATCTAGTGGTGCACGGTGGTATTCGAGGTGAACGCTGCGCTTCTCATCATGCAACTGATAACGTCCTTTCGGTGCCCTACTTCTGCAGCCTAAATGTTCATCAGTGGTGCCTTAATAGCCCAGTTATTTCTAGACTTTGATCCCATTATTGTTTTGCACCGTTTTTGGAAATGGCAACTTAAAATAAGCGCGCGTTTTTTTCAGTGATTTAATGTCTTTGAATCGCTTGGGTGGTGGGTAACCGTGCTGATCTGATAGGAATATCATGCAGAAATACACGACCTTTTTCGGGGGTTATTAACTGTTGCTCACATTAAAAAGCTGTTTAATGCAGTCATCTCTTCTGTCATGtagtgtttgtattttctgaatAAAACAGATTCCCAATTTCTTAACGTATATCGGTCATATAGGTTTAAACATGGATATCTTGCATTTTATGTGAGGAAAGGCGCATATCCTCTAGCCTTATCAGTTACGACCTTGTCTTAATTAGCCCAGATGGAGTATACGTGACAAGAGTTTTTGATGGCATTTGCACACCATCTTCTTTTTATTATAGGATTAATACTTATAAAAAGATGCGCAAGAGGTACCAACCGCTTAGGCTAGTCTGATTAGTAATACAACAAAATAGGAATAAAGCGCGCATCAGGTGGaaatggaaacattaaaaatgtagaaTTATATTTTAATCCTTGGACTGACAGCTTGGCCAAAAAGGGGGTTCGAAGGGTCGTGATAAGATGATAGCCTGTCATCCCCAGCCATCTCACACATAcgcatgcacactcac
This window of the Maylandia zebra isolate NMK-2024a linkage group LG16, Mzebra_GT3a, whole genome shotgun sequence genome carries:
- the znf148 gene encoding zinc finger protein 148 isoform X3, whose translation is MVTSVRDSRATLCKMNTEDKLEGMLLKCSSGGIDGGGRVGLGSGGGLVVMTLGERSLANHPLLAEDDDDEDDDEDLTRSSLVTHDLVPPEQLMMQEEMTKNSGGGEEEGGAELSIKQELKLSEPAVYIKKDKKAIKDLTMCPKKKKRKQRSPAKILSINDDGSLGIPNPKCHVCTHCNAAFRTNYHLQRHVFIHTGEKPFQCSQCDMRFIQKYLLQRHEKIHTGEKPFRCDECGMRFIQKYHMERHKRTHSGEKPYQCDYCHQYFSRTDRVLKHRRMCHENRERKANKTAGKVGPLREADSLGPPFVAKECSLPKKKRQKCTDKSSGASTTAQTEGHTFTVVETEEKEEQKGSLSLYAVSSKVKHEYVIADYSVDLPEETANQHQDGDVSSEETTSPKLLLKKVRKRSLKQSTEQTPPCLSTLPSFEENTKVAQYTFEIVDKQGLLDVEGNSELESVETLQGGQTKPAASSTNYDDAMQFLKKKRYLQAAMANNSRDYGLNTSSISSQPPVTQTVVSTVIDETVPATILEPQPMNTEIKTPNDKNVLPDEVLQTLLDHYSNKANGQSDISFSVADTEVTSSISINSSDVSDSSPVESLGTSSAQAQPPAEKVSLLQEYSKFLQQALERTSQNDSYLTSQSLSLVSENPTLAGQPLFSTEKQFPSPSRFKSGMSSPLRSTLEKPHYGLLVGDSQHSFSFSGDETTPPSAVSPAEEDFLEQVSPSKKTDSSQGILQTFQISSFEQNFKSHFQTSRSAASSQFTVANGQVSVRGHSTEFSEFPLVRVTETRSQLNSSPDVSTSESFG
- the znf148 gene encoding zinc finger protein 148 isoform X2; amino-acid sequence: MNTEDKLEGMLLKCSSGGIDGGGRVGLGSGGGLVVMTLGERSLANHPLLAEDDDDEDDDEDLTRSSLVTHDLVPPEQLMMQEEMTKNSGGGEEEGGAEVGEHFPLKLTNKFPCLLHMPLSIKQELKLSEPAVYIKKDKKAIKDLTMCPKKKKRKQRSPAKILSINDDGSLGIPNPKCHVCTHCNAAFRTNYHLQRHVFIHTGEKPFQCSQCDMRFIQKYLLQRHEKIHTGEKPFRCDECGMRFIQKYHMERHKRTHSGEKPYQCDYCHQYFSRTDRVLKHRRMCHENRERKANKTAGKVGPLREADSLGPPFVAKECSLPKKKRQKCTDKSSGASTTAQTEGHTFTVVETEEKEEQKGSLSLYAVSSKVKHEYVIADYSVDLPEETANQHQDGDVSSEETTSPKLLLKKVRKRSLKQSTEQTPPCLSTLPSFEENTKVAQYTFEIVDKQGLLDVEGNSELESVETLQGGQTKPAASSTNYDDAMQFLKKKRYLQAAMANNSRDYGLNTSSISSQPPVTQTVVSTVIDETVPATILEPQPMNTEIKTPNDKNVLPDEVLQTLLDHYSNKANGQSDISFSVADTEVTSSISINSSDVSDSSPVESLGTSSAQAQPPAEKVSLLQEYSKFLQQALERTSQNDSYLTSQSLSLVSENPTLAGQPLFSTEKQFPSPSRFKSGMSSPLRSTLEKPHYGLLVGDSQHSFSFSGDETTPPSAVSPAEEDFLEQVSPSKKTDSSQGILQTFQISSFEQNFKSHFQTSRSAASSQFTVANGQVSVRGHSTEFSEFPLVRVTETRSQLNSSPDVSTSESFG
- the znf148 gene encoding zinc finger protein 148 isoform X1; the encoded protein is MVTSVRDSRATLCKMNTEDKLEGMLLKCSSGGIDGGGRVGLGSGGGLVVMTLGERSLANHPLLAEDDDDEDDDEDLTRSSLVTHDLVPPEQLMMQEEMTKNSGGGEEEGGAEVGEHFPLKLTNKFPCLLHMPLSIKQELKLSEPAVYIKKDKKAIKDLTMCPKKKKRKQRSPAKILSINDDGSLGIPNPKCHVCTHCNAAFRTNYHLQRHVFIHTGEKPFQCSQCDMRFIQKYLLQRHEKIHTGEKPFRCDECGMRFIQKYHMERHKRTHSGEKPYQCDYCHQYFSRTDRVLKHRRMCHENRERKANKTAGKVGPLREADSLGPPFVAKECSLPKKKRQKCTDKSSGASTTAQTEGHTFTVVETEEKEEQKGSLSLYAVSSKVKHEYVIADYSVDLPEETANQHQDGDVSSEETTSPKLLLKKVRKRSLKQSTEQTPPCLSTLPSFEENTKVAQYTFEIVDKQGLLDVEGNSELESVETLQGGQTKPAASSTNYDDAMQFLKKKRYLQAAMANNSRDYGLNTSSISSQPPVTQTVVSTVIDETVPATILEPQPMNTEIKTPNDKNVLPDEVLQTLLDHYSNKANGQSDISFSVADTEVTSSISINSSDVSDSSPVESLGTSSAQAQPPAEKVSLLQEYSKFLQQALERTSQNDSYLTSQSLSLVSENPTLAGQPLFSTEKQFPSPSRFKSGMSSPLRSTLEKPHYGLLVGDSQHSFSFSGDETTPPSAVSPAEEDFLEQVSPSKKTDSSQGILQTFQISSFEQNFKSHFQTSRSAASSQFTVANGQVSVRGHSTEFSEFPLVRVTETRSQLNSSPDVSTSESFG